The genomic stretch AAGTCAAGTCTTGAAATGCTTAAAGCACTAGAAGAGATCAACAAGAATCTACCGGGCGACAAAAAAATTGACATTGGTATAGGAATAAACACAGGTATCGCAACTATAGGCAACATGGGTTCTACAAAGAAGAAGAACTACACTGCCATGGGAGACAGCGTGAACCTCGCATCAAGACTCGAAGGAGTAAATAAAGTTTTCCACACCAAAATAATAATAAGCGAATACACATTTGAGAGAGTAAAAGACAGGATACTAGCAAGAGAACTTGACCTCATACGAGTAAAAGGTAAGAAACTACCAGTTAGGATATACGAAGTAATAGATTTTGTAGATGAGTACAAGAACATTACCCAAGGATTAGGATTAAGTTTAAGCCAAATACAAGCAGATGTTTGAGCCGTGCTGGATTCGAACCAGCGACCCTCGGCTTAAAAGGCCGATGCTCTGCCTACTGAGCTAACGGCTCTATCAAACTAAGTTATCCATAAATATAACAATTACACCACCTACAAGTCAAATTGGGATAAAAGTTGAACAATGCTCCTCTCACCTAGCCTACCAGTTAGTAATACTAATATTCAGATTATTGCAGAATACTACAGAAACAATTCACAGAAGTTCTAAAGAATTAGAATGTCTGGGGCTCAAGATTACATAGTGCAGCAATTGTTATCTAGAAAATGTAATTCTTCAGAATTAAACAATGTTATCAATCAGGAATGTATTCGTAAATTCAATTGGAACATTATTCTCAAGAATATTAGGGCTATTCAAGAACATAATTATTAATTTCTATTTTGGCCTTGTTGATACATTCTGGGGGGCATTTCAGATAATCAACACTTTCAGGATTTTCGTTGGTGAAGGAGCAATTAATAATGTGTTGATACCAAACTACAAAAAAGTAAAAGAAGAAAAACCAGAATATCTGAAATTCTTCGTTCTAAAATCATTCCTATTCGTATCATTAATATCAGTTATTCTAATACTTATTCTAGTATCCTCATCATACTACATTTCCAAAATCGCTCTTCTGGGTTTTTCGGAAGATAAAATAATAGAGTCTTCTTGGCACATCAACATAATGTCAAGTGTAGTAATACTAATATCTCTTCAGTCATTCATCGCAACGATACAAATAGCAAAAAGAGACAATTTTATCGGTTTTGCTTATTCACCAGTTGTTGCAAACATCATCACTATACTAACGATTGCCCTATTTCACAATACTGGCGTTTTCATTATATCTTGGTCGGTCGTCGCTGGAGCAGTTGGAATGTTAATATTTCAAACCATTCTCTCCTTAAGAGATATAGGTAGTGTTAAAATTCACCTGTCGTTACGAGAGATAGTTAGGATTGATGAATACACAAAAAAGTTTGTGCTCGGTTTTTTTTCTGTTATTGGTCTTTCCTTGATAACACAACTTAATGGAATAGTCTCTAGGTTTTTTGGTTCGTTTTTTGAAGGCGTCGTCGCCGCTAGCACCAACGCTTATATAATCATCCAAGTGCCGATAGGGATATTCTCAGTAGCAGTGTCTGTCGTTGGACTCAATGCTCTCGCAAGCTACTTCTCTAAAAAGGACACAGAAGGTTTCCTAAAACTCTCATCAGAAAGTATAAGACTAATTAACTTTGTAATAATTCCAATCACAATATTCTCATTCATATTCAGCGACGAGATAATAAGACTTGCTTACAGAGACATACCCGGTATTATCCTAGGCAGCGAAGGTAAATACAATGAGCAGGCACTGAAACTAACTCAAGATATGTTTAAGTCATACTCACTTTCAATATACTTTCTATCAATATCTTTACTTCTGGTGAGGATAAGTTTCTCAAGAGGAGATACAAGAACCCCTGTTTTAAGTTCAATAGTTGGATTAATAGTAAATATACTAGCAAATGTTTTTATATTCCTCATATTCAGGTCTCCTTTAGGAATTCCTTTGTCGTTTCTAATTTCTTCAGCAGTACTAGCAATATACCTTACAGTTGTTGAATACAAAAACATAGGATACAAGAAAGTTGTGTTATACGAGGCTATAAAGTTGCTAATTCCATCACTAGTTCTATCGCTAACGATAAAACATATTTTAAATACTTTTGATGTAGATAGTTATATATTATCATTCACAATCACATCAGTCTCAATAATAGTCTTTGTTTTACTATTTTTACTAACAAGTTATGCTATCAGGATTGAGACATTCACAAATATGATTAAGAAGGTAGTAAGATAATATACAAACTTAGAAGTTCATTGATTTGATAGAATTTACAATATTACTTTACACTAATCTTATGTCCGAGACGATGCCTATAAATAGAACAGGCATATTTTACAATCCATTTCTTGAGAAGCATCTTGAAGGCATACCTCACATAGAACGACCTGAAAGGACTAGACAGATATACGCCAAACTCAAATCACTTCTAGG from Spirochaetota bacterium encodes the following:
- a CDS encoding polysaccharide biosynthesis C-terminal domain-containing protein, with protein sequence MLSIRNVFVNSIGTLFSRILGLFKNIIINFYFGLVDTFWGAFQIINTFRIFVGEGAINNVLIPNYKKVKEEKPEYLKFFVLKSFLFVSLISVILILILVSSSYYISKIALLGFSEDKIIESSWHINIMSSVVILISLQSFIATIQIAKRDNFIGFAYSPVVANIITILTIALFHNTGVFIISWSVVAGAVGMLIFQTILSLRDIGSVKIHLSLREIVRIDEYTKKFVLGFFSVIGLSLITQLNGIVSRFFGSFFEGVVAASTNAYIIIQVPIGIFSVAVSVVGLNALASYFSKKDTEGFLKLSSESIRLINFVIIPITIFSFIFSDEIIRLAYRDIPGIILGSEGKYNEQALKLTQDMFKSYSLSIYFLSISLLLVRISFSRGDTRTPVLSSIVGLIVNILANVFIFLIFRSPLGIPLSFLISSAVLAIYLTVVEYKNIGYKKVVLYEAIKLLIPSLVLSLTIKHILNTFDVDSYILSFTITSVSIIVFVLLFLLTSYAIRIETFTNMIKKVVR